From Paucibacter aquatile, the proteins below share one genomic window:
- the gspE gene encoding type II secretion system ATPase GspE: MRHPLPYAYAKANSVLLEDDGASLVLWAPAEISLATLSEVQRLYLIDRFEQEAAASLAERINAAYAGSESSAAVVIGEVESAVDLSRMMQDLPAVEDLLEAANDAPIIRMLNALLTQAAKDGASDIHIEPYERASSVRFRVDGTLREVVQPNRGLHAALISRLKIMAELDIAEKRLPQDGRISLRIGGRAIDVRVSTLPSAHGERAVLRLLDKTESKFTLEGLGMSGDVLEAFKRLVQQPHGIVLVTGPTGSGKTTSLYASLQTVDTSTTNVLTVEDPIEYELAGVGQTQVNAKIDLTFAKALRAILRQDPDVIMIGEIRDYETAQIAIQASLTGHLVLATLHTNDAPSAVTRLTDMGVEPFLLSSSLLGVLAQRLVRKLCPVCKRQDGEGRWHPVGCEACSRTGYKGRTGVYELMVADEEVRHLMHQRAAESELQAAAQKGGLRSMREDGQRLIDAGITSVEEVLRVTRES; the protein is encoded by the coding sequence ATGCGCCACCCGCTGCCCTACGCCTACGCCAAGGCCAACTCGGTGCTGCTGGAGGACGACGGCGCCAGCCTCGTGCTCTGGGCCCCGGCCGAGATCAGCCTGGCCACCTTGTCCGAGGTGCAACGCCTTTACCTGATCGACCGCTTCGAGCAGGAGGCCGCGGCCAGCCTGGCCGAGCGCATCAATGCCGCCTATGCCGGCAGCGAATCGAGCGCGGCCGTGGTGATCGGCGAGGTCGAGAGCGCGGTGGACCTGAGTCGCATGATGCAGGACCTGCCCGCTGTGGAAGACCTGCTGGAAGCGGCCAATGACGCGCCCATCATCCGCATGCTCAACGCGCTGCTGACGCAGGCGGCCAAGGACGGCGCCAGCGACATCCACATCGAGCCCTACGAGCGCGCCAGCTCGGTGCGTTTCCGCGTCGACGGCACGCTGCGCGAGGTGGTGCAGCCCAACCGCGGTCTGCACGCCGCCCTGATCTCGCGCCTGAAGATCATGGCCGAGCTGGATATCGCCGAAAAGCGCCTGCCGCAGGACGGCCGCATTTCCCTGCGCATCGGCGGCCGTGCCATCGATGTGCGCGTCTCCACCCTGCCCAGCGCCCACGGCGAGCGCGCCGTGCTGCGTCTGCTGGACAAGACCGAATCGAAGTTCACGCTCGAAGGCTTAGGCATGAGCGGCGATGTGCTGGAGGCCTTCAAGCGCCTGGTGCAGCAGCCGCACGGCATCGTGCTGGTCACCGGGCCTACCGGTTCGGGCAAGACCACCAGCCTGTATGCCTCGCTGCAGACCGTGGACACCAGCACCACCAATGTGCTGACGGTGGAGGACCCGATCGAGTACGAGCTGGCCGGCGTCGGCCAGACGCAAGTCAATGCCAAGATCGATCTGACCTTTGCCAAGGCCCTGCGCGCCATCCTGCGCCAGGACCCGGACGTGATCATGATCGGCGAAATCCGCGATTACGAAACCGCGCAGATCGCCATCCAGGCCTCGCTGACCGGCCACCTGGTGCTGGCCACCTTGCACACCAATGACGCCCCTAGCGCCGTCACTCGACTGACGGACATGGGCGTCGAGCCCTTCCTGCTCAGCAGCTCGCTGCTGGGCGTGCTGGCCCAGCGCCTGGTGCGCAAGCTCTGCCCGGTGTGCAAGCGCCAGGACGGCGAAGGCCGCTGGCATCCGGTCGGTTGCGAAGCCTGCAGCCGCACCGGCTACAAGGGCCGCACCGGCGTCTACGAGCTGATGGTGGCCGACGAAGAAGTACGCCACCTCATGCACCAGCGCGCGGCCGAGAGCGAGCTGCAGGCGGCGGCGCAAAAAGGTGGCCTGCGCTCCATGCGTGAGGACGGCCAGCGCCTGATCGACGCCGGCATCACCTCGGTCGAAGAAGTGCTGCGCGTGACGCGCGAATCCTGA
- the gspK gene encoding type II secretion system minor pseudopilin GspK codes for MSRPRTTRQGGAALLTAMLIVTLVASLASAMVWRQYRAVQIEAAERARAQSAWILQGVLDWARLILREDARANLNEPVDHLGEVWAVPLAEARLSTFLAADANNAEDSGPEAFLSGSLHDAQAQYNLRHLLGGTEVPAQEQRVLERLCDNVGAPPGTAQTLIRKLRLAADASNKDASKTASADSKNPPLPPRNLEQLAWFGLTPETIERLRPVLTLLPQNTPVNLNTAPREVIAALFDGMDLASAERLVRSRQNQPLKKVQDASSFFPGTVTLSSERVDVKSSYFLVKGRLRLDERVLEERALVQRRNLDMLVVERQRVNQVTSATANKGRGA; via the coding sequence ATGAGTCGCCCCCGCACGACACGGCAAGGCGGTGCCGCCTTGCTGACCGCCATGTTGATCGTGACCCTGGTGGCCAGCCTGGCCTCGGCCATGGTCTGGCGCCAGTACCGCGCGGTGCAGATCGAGGCGGCCGAGCGCGCACGCGCGCAATCGGCCTGGATTCTGCAAGGCGTGCTCGACTGGGCCCGCCTGATCCTGCGCGAGGATGCACGCGCCAACCTCAACGAGCCGGTCGACCACCTGGGCGAGGTCTGGGCCGTGCCCCTGGCCGAGGCCCGCCTGTCCACCTTCCTCGCGGCCGATGCCAACAATGCCGAAGACAGCGGCCCCGAAGCCTTTCTCTCCGGCAGCCTGCACGATGCCCAGGCCCAGTACAACCTGCGCCACCTGCTCGGTGGCACGGAGGTGCCGGCGCAGGAGCAACGCGTGCTGGAACGCTTGTGTGACAACGTCGGCGCCCCGCCCGGCACCGCGCAGACCCTGATTCGCAAACTGCGACTGGCGGCCGATGCCAGCAACAAGGATGCCAGCAAGACCGCCAGCGCCGACAGCAAGAACCCGCCGCTGCCACCGCGCAACCTCGAGCAGCTGGCCTGGTTCGGCCTGACGCCGGAAACCATCGAGCGCCTGCGCCCGGTGCTGACCCTGCTGCCCCAGAACACCCCGGTCAATCTGAACACCGCGCCGCGCGAGGTGATCGCCGCCCTGTTCGACGGCATGGACCTGGCCTCGGCCGAGCGCCTGGTGCGCAGCCGCCAGAACCAGCCGCTGAAAAAGGTGCAGGACGCCAGCAGCTTCTTCCCCGGCACCGTCACGCTGAGCTCGGAGCGGGTCGATGTGAAATCGTCCTACTTTCTGGTCAAGGGCCGGCTGCGCCTGGACGAGCGGGTGCTGGAGGAACGCGCCCTGGTGCAGCGGCGCAATCTGGACATGCTGGTGGTCGAGCGGCAGCGCGTCAATCAAGTCACTTCGGCCACGGCGAACAAGGGGCGCGGCGCCTGA
- a CDS encoding prepilin-type N-terminal cleavage/methylation domain-containing protein: MPRLTPSLSGRGFTLIEVMVALLIMSLMSVMAWSGINGLLKSREIAQAHLDHSARLQTVMAQWEADLRAVQDSGAAPALTFDGAALRMTRQQPLGMQVVVWSLREGRLLRWEGPVVQSSTELGDSFERSARLQPQDRGQLRTLEGVGGWQLYFYRGNGWSNAQSSDDFSSEAAPPVAPPASGNGNGKGEGKADGKGDGANKDDSGPKRQILPSGVRMVLDFAPDSGFNGKLTRQIILGPQS; encoded by the coding sequence ATGCCGCGCCTGACGCCAAGCCTGAGCGGACGCGGCTTCACCCTCATCGAAGTCATGGTCGCACTTCTGATCATGAGCCTGATGTCGGTGATGGCCTGGAGCGGCATCAACGGCCTGCTCAAAAGCCGCGAGATCGCCCAAGCCCACCTCGACCACAGCGCCCGCCTGCAAACCGTGATGGCACAGTGGGAGGCCGATCTGCGCGCCGTACAGGACAGCGGCGCTGCCCCGGCCCTGACCTTCGACGGCGCCGCCCTGCGCATGACCCGCCAGCAGCCCCTGGGCATGCAGGTGGTGGTGTGGAGCTTGCGCGAGGGCCGCCTGCTGCGCTGGGAAGGCCCGGTGGTGCAGAGCAGCACCGAGCTGGGCGACAGCTTCGAGCGCAGCGCACGCCTGCAGCCGCAAGACCGCGGCCAGTTGCGCACCCTGGAAGGCGTCGGCGGCTGGCAGCTGTATTTCTACCGCGGCAATGGCTGGAGCAATGCCCAGTCCAGCGATGACTTCAGCAGCGAAGCTGCGCCCCCTGTCGCCCCGCCGGCATCGGGGAACGGCAATGGCAAGGGCGAGGGCAAAGCTGACGGAAAGGGTGACGGGGCCAACAAGGACGACAGCGGCCCCAAACGACAAATTCTGCCCAGCGGCGTGCGCATGGTGCTGGACTTCGCGCCCGACAGCGGCTTCAACGGCAAGCTGACCCGGCAAATCATCCTGGGGCCGCAGTCATGA
- the gspM gene encoding type II secretion system protein GspM encodes MSFDKKPSALAGLQAQAQAQWQQMGERERHAAQLIALLLGLALLWFVAVQPAWRTLSQAPAQAESLERQLQEMQALAQEAQELRAAPAVPAAQATQALQAASEHLGPAARLQINGDRAVLMLNGVSSEALQAWLGEARSAARARPLEAKLQRGPQGFNGSIVLSLQGGSAP; translated from the coding sequence ATGAGCTTCGACAAGAAACCCTCCGCCCTCGCCGGCCTGCAAGCCCAGGCCCAGGCGCAGTGGCAGCAGATGGGCGAGCGCGAGCGCCATGCCGCGCAGCTGATCGCCCTGCTGCTGGGCCTGGCCCTGCTCTGGTTTGTGGCCGTGCAGCCCGCCTGGCGCACCCTCAGCCAGGCGCCGGCCCAGGCCGAGAGCCTGGAGCGCCAGTTGCAGGAGATGCAAGCCCTGGCGCAAGAAGCGCAAGAGCTGCGCGCCGCCCCGGCCGTGCCCGCCGCCCAGGCCACACAAGCCTTGCAAGCCGCCAGCGAGCACCTGGGCCCGGCCGCCCGCCTGCAGATCAACGGCGACCGCGCCGTGCTGATGCTCAACGGCGTCAGCAGCGAGGCCCTGCAAGCCTGGCTCGGTGAGGCGCGCAGCGCCGCCCGCGCCCGGCCGCTGGAGGCCAAGCTGCAACGCGGCCCGCAGGGCTTCAACGGCAGCATCGTGCTGAGCTTGCAAGGAGGCTCGGCGCCATGA
- the gspL gene encoding type II secretion system protein GspL, protein MSTLLLFLPPRSRLHAQGRPATTVDGLGRAATLGHGASAAGRDFDYVLSSDGRELSEQGSLPAAQLPHADTVIAIPAESDVSWQRVTLPRAGRQMRSALAGLLEESLLDEAESLHFAIEADAQGGDLAWVAVCSRAWLQQQLAVLDAAQIVVDRICPLSWPDSPPRGHFYSTGQEFSPVALRWNHPEGVTNLPLEGSLSRQLFPATLVQSSQWSAAPEVAAAAEHWLGTAVTPLSPAQRALAVIDCPWNLRQFELAPRTRGIRALRQFSRGLMRRNWRPVRIGLAGLVAVQLLGLNLVAWQQNAQLKARRAAITQTLTQTFPHVRAVLDAPAQMQREIDGLRALAGRSGDKDFETLLAAAATAWPQDRGPLDSLSFEAGRLQLSSAGWSEAQIQQFRSQLRSEGWQLESGEGQLTLSRLPADAPSNPAAVRNALSTQAVPGSKT, encoded by the coding sequence ATGAGTACCCTGCTCCTGTTTCTGCCCCCGCGCAGCCGCTTGCACGCCCAAGGCCGCCCGGCCACGACCGTGGACGGTTTGGGCCGCGCGGCCACCCTCGGCCATGGCGCCAGCGCCGCCGGCCGCGACTTCGACTACGTGCTCAGCAGCGATGGCCGCGAGCTCAGCGAACAAGGCAGCCTGCCGGCGGCGCAGCTGCCCCATGCCGACACCGTGATCGCCATCCCGGCCGAATCGGATGTCTCCTGGCAGCGTGTCACCCTGCCGCGCGCCGGTCGGCAGATGCGCAGCGCCCTGGCCGGCCTGCTGGAAGAAAGCCTGCTGGACGAGGCCGAGAGCCTGCATTTCGCCATCGAGGCCGACGCCCAGGGCGGTGACCTCGCCTGGGTGGCCGTGTGCTCGCGCGCCTGGCTGCAGCAACAGCTGGCCGTGCTGGACGCGGCGCAGATCGTGGTCGACCGCATCTGCCCGCTGAGCTGGCCCGACAGCCCGCCGCGCGGCCATTTCTACAGCACCGGCCAGGAGTTCAGCCCCGTGGCCCTGCGCTGGAACCACCCCGAGGGCGTGACCAATCTGCCGCTGGAAGGCAGCCTGTCGCGCCAGCTCTTCCCCGCCACCCTGGTGCAAAGCTCGCAGTGGAGCGCCGCGCCCGAGGTGGCCGCCGCCGCCGAGCATTGGCTGGGCACGGCCGTCACCCCGCTGAGCCCGGCGCAACGCGCCCTGGCCGTGATCGACTGCCCCTGGAACCTGCGCCAGTTCGAGCTGGCCCCGCGCACCCGCGGCATCCGTGCCCTGCGCCAGTTCTCGCGCGGCCTGATGCGGCGCAACTGGAGGCCGGTACGCATCGGCCTGGCCGGCCTGGTGGCCGTGCAGCTGCTGGGCCTGAACCTGGTGGCCTGGCAGCAGAACGCCCAGCTCAAGGCCCGGCGCGCCGCCATCACCCAGACCCTGACCCAGACCTTCCCGCATGTGCGCGCGGTACTCGACGCGCCGGCGCAGATGCAGCGGGAGATCGACGGCCTGCGTGCCCTGGCCGGCCGCAGCGGCGACAAGGATTTCGAAACCCTGCTGGCCGCCGCCGCCACCGCCTGGCCGCAAGACCGCGGCCCGCTGGACAGCCTGAGCTTTGAAGCCGGCCGCCTGCAGCTGTCCAGCGCCGGCTGGAGCGAGGCCCAGATCCAGCAGTTCCGCAGCCAGCTGCGCAGCGAAGGCTGGCAGCTGGAAAGCGGTGAAGGCCAGCTGACCCTGAGCCGCCTGCCTGCCGATGCACCCAGCAACCCGGCGGCGGTTCGCAACGCCCTCTCCACCCAGGCCGTGCCCGGATCCAAGACATGA
- the gspI gene encoding type II secretion system minor pseudopilin GspI translates to MKQRLQRSQFGRNAGFTLIEVMVALVIVAIALAAGVKAAGALTDNASRLREMSAAQWCAENQLTELRLGKQFPGIGDSEFACEQFGQSYRGRLVVRPTPNPNFRRVDALVSADGEHNLLTISTIMGRF, encoded by the coding sequence ATGAAGCAGCGCCTCCAGCGTAGCCAATTCGGCCGCAATGCCGGATTCACCCTGATCGAGGTGATGGTGGCCCTGGTCATCGTCGCCATCGCCCTGGCAGCCGGCGTCAAAGCTGCCGGCGCGCTGACCGACAACGCCAGCCGACTGCGCGAGATGAGCGCCGCCCAGTGGTGTGCCGAGAACCAGCTGACCGAGCTGCGCCTGGGCAAGCAATTCCCCGGCATCGGCGACAGCGAGTTTGCTTGCGAACAGTTCGGCCAGAGCTACCGCGGCCGGCTGGTCGTGCGGCCCACGCCCAACCCCAACTTCCGGCGCGTCGATGCCCTGGTCAGCGCCGATGGCGAGCACAACCTGCTGACCATCTCCACCATCATGGGGCGCTTCTGA
- the gspF gene encoding type II secretion system inner membrane protein GspF produces the protein MPAYKFEALNPAGRSSSGLIEADNPRAARAQLRAQSLVPLSLEPVQQQGQDGGSRFARRVFSPTALAVWTRQLAGLVGSGLPLERALTALADECEDPRQRELLSQLKAEVNAGASFARALGTAPREFDEVYRGVVAAGEQSGALGPVLEKLADDLEERQDLKSKLIGAMAYPTIVSLIAFMIIIFLVTYVVPQIAATFTSSKRALPWLTVAMLGTSDFVREWGWLMLLAAVGGGSGLSWALKRPAFRLRFDAAFLKVPLLGRLARGYNAARFAGTLAMLAGSGVPILKALQAAAETLSNHAMRADALDALVQVREGAPVGSALAGKKRFPGILAMFARLGEQTGQLPQMLERAAKQLSVEVQRRALAAATLLEPLLIVGMGAVVLLIVMAVLLPIIQMNSFVK, from the coding sequence ATGCCGGCCTATAAATTCGAAGCCCTGAACCCGGCGGGCCGCTCCAGCAGCGGCCTGATCGAGGCCGACAACCCGCGCGCCGCGCGCGCCCAGCTGCGCGCCCAGAGCCTGGTGCCGCTGAGCCTGGAGCCGGTGCAACAGCAGGGGCAGGACGGCGGCAGCCGCTTTGCCCGCCGCGTGTTCAGCCCCACGGCCCTGGCTGTCTGGACGCGACAGCTGGCCGGCCTGGTCGGCTCGGGCCTGCCGCTGGAGCGGGCGCTGACGGCCCTGGCCGATGAATGCGAAGACCCGCGCCAGCGCGAGCTGCTGTCCCAGCTCAAGGCCGAGGTCAATGCCGGCGCCAGCTTTGCCCGCGCCCTGGGCACGGCGCCGCGCGAGTTCGACGAGGTCTACCGCGGTGTGGTCGCGGCCGGTGAGCAGAGCGGCGCACTCGGGCCGGTGCTGGAAAAGTTGGCCGACGATCTGGAAGAACGCCAGGACCTCAAGTCCAAGCTGATCGGCGCCATGGCCTACCCGACCATCGTCTCGCTGATCGCCTTCATGATCATCATCTTCCTGGTGACCTATGTGGTGCCGCAGATCGCCGCCACCTTCACCAGTTCCAAGCGCGCCCTGCCCTGGCTGACCGTGGCCATGCTGGGCACCAGCGACTTCGTGCGCGAATGGGGCTGGCTGATGCTGCTGGCGGCCGTCGGCGGCGGCAGCGGCCTGTCCTGGGCACTCAAGCGCCCGGCCTTCCGCCTGCGCTTCGACGCGGCCTTCCTCAAGGTGCCGCTGCTGGGCCGCCTGGCCCGCGGCTACAACGCGGCCCGTTTTGCCGGCACCCTGGCCATGCTGGCCGGCTCGGGCGTGCCCATCCTGAAGGCCTTGCAGGCGGCGGCCGAGACCCTGTCCAACCACGCCATGCGCGCCGACGCGCTCGATGCCCTGGTACAGGTGCGCGAGGGCGCGCCGGTGGGCTCGGCCCTGGCCGGCAAGAAGCGTTTCCCCGGCATCCTGGCCATGTTCGCCCGCCTCGGTGAGCAGACGGGTCAGCTGCCGCAGATGCTGGAGCGCGCGGCCAAACAGCTCAGCGTCGAAGTGCAGCGCCGTGCCCTGGCGGCTGCCACCTTGCTGGAGCCGCTGCTGATCGTCGGCATGGGCGCGGTGGTGCTGCTGATCGTGATGGCGGTGCTGCTGCCCATCATCCAGATGAACAGCTTTGTGAAGTAA
- a CDS encoding 5'-nucleotidase gives MPANLDGQLVVAISSRALFDFEEENQFFEAGNDRDYMALQQTRLDQPAKPGVAFSLVRKLLAFNSEGAPKVEVVVLSRNDPISGMRVFRSATHYGLNIQRGVFTRGESPWRYLRPLKAQLFLSANEADVRSALQAGVAAARVLPLSAHASSAHPQELRIAFDGDAVLFSDEAEQVFQREGLDAFQSHEITHAKTPLPAGPFKPVLQALHRLQQEGGGGMKVRTALVTARSAPAHERAIRTLMDWRIEVDEAMFLGGLAKGEFLREFEPDFFFDDQAGHIASAAAHVPAGHVSAGITNH, from the coding sequence ATGCCGGCCAATCTCGACGGACAGCTGGTGGTGGCGATTTCCTCGCGGGCGCTGTTCGACTTCGAGGAAGAGAACCAGTTCTTCGAGGCCGGCAACGACCGCGACTACATGGCCTTGCAGCAAACGCGCCTGGACCAGCCGGCCAAGCCCGGCGTGGCCTTCTCCCTGGTGCGCAAGCTGCTGGCTTTCAACAGCGAAGGCGCGCCCAAGGTCGAGGTGGTGGTGCTCTCGCGCAACGACCCGATCTCGGGCATGCGGGTGTTCCGCTCGGCCACGCATTACGGCCTCAACATCCAGCGCGGCGTGTTCACCCGTGGCGAATCGCCCTGGCGCTATCTGCGCCCGCTCAAGGCCCAGCTCTTCCTCTCGGCCAATGAGGCCGATGTGCGAAGCGCCCTGCAGGCCGGCGTGGCTGCGGCGCGCGTGCTGCCGCTCTCGGCCCATGCTTCCAGCGCCCACCCGCAGGAGCTGCGCATCGCCTTCGACGGCGACGCCGTGCTGTTCTCCGACGAGGCCGAGCAGGTGTTCCAGCGCGAGGGTCTGGATGCCTTCCAGAGCCATGAGATCACCCATGCCAAGACGCCCCTGCCGGCTGGCCCCTTCAAGCCCGTGCTGCAAGCCCTGCACCGGCTGCAACAGGAGGGTGGCGGCGGCATGAAGGTGCGCACCGCCCTGGTCACCGCACGCAGCGCACCGGCCCATGAGCGCGCCATTCGCACCCTGATGGACTGGCGCATTGAGGTGGACGAAGCCATGTTCCTGGGCGGCCTGGCCAAGGGCGAATTCCTGCGCGAATTCGAGCCCGACTTCTTCTTTGACGACCAGGCCGGCCACATCGCCAGTGCCGCCGCCCATGTGCCGGCAGGCCATGTCAGCGCCGGCATCACCAACCACTGA
- the gspD gene encoding type II secretion system secretin GspD: MNDDKRARIASRGRQAGVSLLTLALLSTPTLSPAATQKPRGSGPAVKAPTPVTLNFVNADIEAVTRAMGVMMNRQFIIDPRVKGQITVYSEQPVTPREAYLNYLAALRGLGFTVVESAGLWKVVPEADAKLQAGSVAVDSSKERGDQILTQVYRLNFENANNLVAVLRPLISPNNTINANPGNNSLVITDYADNLQRLGRIIAAMDTAGATDIELVPLKHAVAADLAPLVLRLTEGGNAAAGAPGQGGSGNVNVVVDPRSNALIVRAANPARLAYTKGIIAKLDQPSLDNNPAGNIRVVYLKNADATKLATVLRAAFAANGGGASGNASGSSGASGGLSGLGGAGGLGAGNLSGAQQAGMGNSSGNTASAAATTPVSASAGPSTGGFVQADPSTNALIITAPDPLYRQIRQVIDQLDGRRAQVYVETLIVKVDASKSGNFGVQWQNLFGNKGDSNITGAGTNFGSGPGNIIQGTAALFGGTNAIASVVKDVPTGLNVGVLKKFGERYTLGAIANFLEAEAGANVLSTPNLVALDNEEAKIVVGRSVPFVTGSYTNTGSGSSTGAVNPFQTYDRKDVGITLRIRSQIGEGGTVRMTVYQENSSVDPTTKADTSGPSTEKSSIETTVSVDDGQILVLGGLLKDEFADSEGRVPGLGSIPLIGNLFKNTGRSRVKTNLMVFLRPVIMRSQDAADRITMDRYDHFRTLQESVKPEPKFALPDTGTPLLPANPTAPIGAAKESPMGATKPPAGAAEKVGP; the protein is encoded by the coding sequence ATGAACGACGACAAGCGAGCGCGCATCGCGTCCCGGGGACGGCAAGCTGGCGTCTCCCTTCTGACCCTGGCCCTGCTGAGCACACCGACCCTGAGCCCCGCAGCGACCCAGAAGCCGCGCGGCAGCGGCCCGGCCGTCAAGGCGCCGACGCCGGTGACCCTGAACTTCGTCAACGCCGACATCGAGGCCGTGACCCGGGCCATGGGCGTGATGATGAACCGCCAGTTCATCATCGACCCGCGCGTCAAGGGCCAGATCACGGTCTACAGCGAGCAGCCGGTGACGCCGCGCGAGGCCTACCTCAACTACCTGGCCGCCCTGCGCGGCCTGGGCTTCACCGTGGTGGAAAGCGCCGGGCTGTGGAAGGTCGTGCCCGAGGCCGATGCCAAGCTGCAAGCCGGCTCGGTGGCCGTGGACAGCAGCAAGGAGCGCGGCGACCAGATCCTGACCCAGGTCTACCGCCTCAACTTCGAGAACGCCAACAACCTGGTGGCGGTGCTGCGCCCGCTGATCAGCCCCAACAACACCATCAACGCCAACCCGGGCAACAACAGCCTGGTCATCACCGACTACGCTGACAACCTGCAGCGCCTGGGCCGCATCATTGCGGCCATGGACACGGCCGGCGCCACCGACATCGAGCTGGTGCCGCTCAAGCATGCCGTGGCCGCCGATCTGGCGCCCCTGGTGCTGCGTCTGACCGAGGGCGGCAATGCTGCCGCCGGCGCCCCGGGACAGGGCGGCAGCGGCAACGTCAATGTGGTGGTGGACCCGCGCAGCAATGCCCTGATCGTGCGCGCTGCCAACCCGGCCCGCCTGGCCTACACCAAGGGCATCATCGCCAAGCTGGACCAACCCTCGCTGGACAACAATCCGGCCGGCAATATCCGCGTTGTTTATCTCAAGAATGCCGATGCCACGAAGCTGGCCACCGTGCTGCGCGCCGCCTTTGCAGCCAATGGCGGCGGAGCGAGCGGCAATGCCAGCGGCAGCAGCGGCGCCAGCGGTGGCTTGAGCGGCCTCGGCGGCGCCGGTGGCCTGGGCGCTGGCAACCTCAGCGGTGCGCAGCAGGCTGGCATGGGCAACAGCAGCGGCAACACCGCGTCGGCTGCGGCCACCACGCCGGTCAGCGCCTCGGCCGGCCCCTCGACCGGCGGCTTTGTGCAGGCCGACCCGTCCACCAACGCGCTGATCATCACCGCACCCGATCCGCTCTACCGCCAGATCCGTCAGGTCATCGACCAGCTCGACGGCCGCCGTGCTCAGGTCTATGTCGAGACCCTGATCGTCAAGGTCGACGCCAGCAAGAGCGGCAACTTCGGCGTGCAGTGGCAGAACCTGTTCGGCAACAAGGGCGACAGCAACATCACCGGCGCCGGCACCAATTTCGGCAGCGGCCCGGGCAACATCATCCAGGGCACGGCCGCCCTCTTCGGCGGCACCAACGCCATCGCCAGCGTGGTCAAGGATGTGCCCACCGGCCTCAATGTCGGCGTGCTGAAGAAGTTCGGCGAACGCTACACCCTGGGCGCCATCGCCAACTTCCTGGAAGCCGAGGCCGGCGCCAATGTGCTGTCGACGCCGAATCTGGTGGCCCTGGACAACGAGGAAGCCAAAATCGTGGTCGGCCGCTCGGTGCCTTTTGTGACCGGCTCCTACACCAACACCGGCAGCGGCAGCAGCACTGGCGCGGTCAACCCCTTCCAGACCTACGACCGCAAGGACGTGGGCATCACCTTGCGCATCCGCAGCCAGATTGGCGAGGGCGGCACGGTGCGCATGACGGTCTACCAGGAAAACTCCTCGGTGGACCCGACCACCAAGGCCGACACCAGCGGCCCCTCGACCGAGAAGAGCTCGATTGAAACCACGGTCTCGGTGGACGATGGTCAGATCCTGGTTCTGGGTGGCCTGCTGAAGGACGAGTTCGCCGACAGCGAGGGCCGCGTGCCCGGCCTGGGCAGCATCCCCCTGATTGGCAATCTGTTCAAGAACACCGGCCGCAGCCGCGTCAAGACCAATCTGATGGTGTTCCTGCGCCCGGTCATCATGCGCAGCCAAGACGCGGCCGACCGCATCACCATGGACCGCTACGACCACTTCCGCACCTTGCAGGAATCGGTCAAGCCCGAGCCCAAATTCGCCCTGCCGGACACCGGCACGCCGCTGCTGCCGGCCAATCCCACCGCACCCATCGGCGCGGCCAAGGAGTCACCCATGGGCGCAACGAAGCCGCCCGCGGGTGCTGCTGAAAAGGTGGGCCCGTGA
- a CDS encoding type II secretion system protein N → MSLSLKFGRDKASAANSEAASASGPLSHWQDSPSQDLLNKRNRQGLPRRWSLAGALLGASLALVAFAPASWLARGLAAASNDHVLITDSRGSIWNGSGVLVLSGGAGSRDAAILPGRLRWTMGFKGLGLALNARQDCCLNGELQLLLRPGWGRFELAVASGGDWLARLPAGLLSGLGTPWNTLQLGGSLRLSARDLRLEWVGGRWRQFGQLDLDLLNLSSRVSTLAPLGSYRFSLSAQPVAPGETGGGTSQMSLSTLEGALMLNGQGTLTAGKPRFTLEATAAPGREAALNNLLNIIGRRQGARSVFSIG, encoded by the coding sequence ATGAGCCTCTCGCTGAAATTCGGCCGCGACAAGGCCAGCGCTGCGAACAGCGAGGCCGCTTCCGCCAGCGGCCCGCTGAGCCACTGGCAGGACAGCCCCAGCCAGGACTTGCTGAACAAGCGCAACCGCCAAGGCCTGCCCCGGCGCTGGAGCCTGGCCGGCGCCCTGCTCGGCGCCAGCCTGGCCCTGGTGGCCTTCGCGCCGGCCAGCTGGCTGGCGCGCGGCCTGGCCGCGGCGAGCAACGACCATGTGCTGATCACCGACAGCCGCGGCAGCATCTGGAACGGCAGCGGCGTGCTGGTGCTCAGCGGTGGCGCGGGCAGCCGCGACGCCGCCATCCTGCCCGGCCGCCTGCGCTGGACCATGGGCTTCAAAGGCCTGGGCCTGGCCCTGAACGCGCGCCAGGACTGCTGCCTGAACGGCGAGCTGCAGCTGCTGCTGCGCCCGGGTTGGGGCCGCTTCGAGCTGGCCGTGGCCAGTGGCGGCGACTGGCTGGCGCGCCTGCCGGCCGGCCTGCTCTCGGGCCTGGGCACACCCTGGAACACCTTGCAGCTGGGCGGCTCGCTGCGCCTGAGCGCACGCGATCTGCGCCTGGAATGGGTGGGCGGGCGCTGGCGCCAGTTCGGCCAGCTGGACCTGGATCTGCTGAACCTGTCCTCCCGCGTCTCGACCCTGGCGCCGCTGGGCAGCTACCGCTTTTCGCTCAGCGCCCAGCCGGTGGCACCCGGCGAAACCGGCGGCGGCACCAGCCAGATGAGCTTGAGCACGCTGGAAGGCGCGCTGATGCTGAACGGCCAGGGCACGCTGACGGCCGGCAAGCCGCGCTTCACCCTGGAGGCGACCGCCGCCCCGGGCCGCGAAGCGGCACTGAACAACCTCCTGAACATCATCGGCCGGCGCCAAGGCGCACGGTCCGTCTTTTCGATCGGATGA